Below is a genomic region from Desulfobacter sp..
ATTTTTTCCTTTTGGCGTTCAAAAATATTGTCGGTGTCATAAAAGACCTCCCGGTGCCTCACCAGGATCTCACCTACGGTGCCGGCCTCTTGTCTCATCTTTTCCCTTGCCGCCCAGAACCCATTGATCTGGTCCGTGGTCTTTTTAATTTTATCTGTAATGGACACGGACTGCTTGAGCTGTTCTGGATTATAGTCCGGTTCGATCACCCCTGAATAATCCAAGCCTGCCATGGCCAGGATGATGCCGAGGTTAACGTAGGGCAGGGCCCCTTCAATGGCATAGCCTCCCTCAAGAACGGCAATGTCCGGTTTGAGCATTGAGGTGAGTTTTGCATAGCCCTGGGCCGAAAAATTCATATTGGTCAATGGATCGGTATAGTGGTTGTCCTGTCCTGCGGAATTGACCACGATATCAGGTTTGAACTCTTCTAATATGGGCAGCACGCAATGTTTGATCACGTAAAGATAGCCCTTGGTGGAAGTGCCCGGGGGCAGCGGGATGTTCAGGTTCGACCCCTTGGCATTGGGTCCTCCCAGTTCTCCGGGGAATCCTGTGCCCGGATACATGGTCCTGCCGTCCTGGTGAAGTGAAATAAAGAGCACATCCGGATCATGCCAGAAAATATCATTGGTTCCGTCTCCATGGTGGCAGTCCGTATCAATGATGGCAATTTTTTTAACCCCGTATTGTGACCGGATATATTCCACCATCACGGCCTCCATATTGATGTGGCAGAATCCACGTCCCCCATGGGATACCCTCATGGAATGGTGACCGGGCGGCCGGACCAGGGCAAATCCGTTCTTGACTTCCCCTTTCATGACCGCATTGGCAATGGCCATGGCCCCGCCGGCCGAGATGAGATGGGATTCCGTGGTGATGGTCTTTTCATCGGGCACGCAAAAATGGGTACGCCGAATATCTTCCTTGGTGACCAGGTCGGGTTTGTACTCCACAATGCCTTCAATGTCGAAAATGCCTTCTTCTGTCACCTGGTCCTGGGTATAGAGCAGTCTTTCTTCCCGTTCCGGATGGGTGGGGTCAATGGCCCAGTCAAATGCAGGGAAAAAAACAAGCCCGGTTTTATGAGAAGCTTTTAACATGGTGTCCTCTTCCTTAATGCTCGCTTGGGGGATTGGGGCTGATCACGGATTCATAGCCTTTGATCAGGCCCGGTTTCAGCTGAATTTTGGTTCGAAAAATTTTCCCCCGGGGAGAAAAATTTCTGACAATGTTGAACTCCTGGAATTCAACCACCTCAACATCTTCAAGGTTCTCCGGATCCGCGCCTGAGTTTTCCGCCTTTTCCCTTAACAGGGTATAGGCGGTTTCAATGAGATCATCTTCTGAATAGGTCTTTGAAATAGGCTCTGCAAAATCTTCTTCATGGGCCGTGACAATGCCCTGTTCCGTATCTGCATTCAAGGAAACTTCACAGGTGGTCCGGGCCAGGGCAGCACCAATGGCGT
It encodes:
- a CDS encoding histone deacetylase — translated: MLKASHKTGLVFFPAFDWAIDPTHPEREERLLYTQDQVTEEGIFDIEGIVEYKPDLVTKEDIRRTHFCVPDEKTITTESHLISAGGAMAIANAVMKGEVKNGFALVRPPGHHSMRVSHGGRGFCHINMEAVMVEYIRSQYGVKKIAIIDTDCHHGDGTNDIFWHDPDVLFISLHQDGRTMYPGTGFPGELGGPNAKGSNLNIPLPPGTSTKGYLYVIKHCVLPILEEFKPDIVVNSAGQDNHYTDPLTNMNFSAQGYAKLTSMLKPDIAVLEGGYAIEGALPYVNLGIILAMAGLDYSGVIEPDYNPEQLKQSVSITDKIKKTTDQINGFWAAREKMRQEAGTVGEILVRHREVFYDTDNIFERQKEKIRVCRDCGGSFEVDSKATPGNHILGVHIPINACPACKEQAYQFYDQADKTKYQHIYLQDRPKDSYEIKQ